Proteins from one Telopea speciosissima isolate NSW1024214 ecotype Mountain lineage chromosome 1, Tspe_v1, whole genome shotgun sequence genomic window:
- the LOC122641522 gene encoding abscisic acid 8'-hydroxylase 2-like translates to MGWPYLGETLKLYTQSPNTFFSTRHKRYGNIFKTHILGCPSVMISRPEAVKNVLVSQAHLFKPTYPPSKEKLIGPEAIFFHQGDYHSMLKKLVQSNFLPNAIRGFVSEIEQIVLNFLPTWDNSTINTLQQMKKFVFEVAMLTVFGGGSDIDKERINHLYHSLEKGYNSMPFNLPGTLFRKSIKARKLLNETLRKVMEKRRESNDENLGGGLLGVLLRFKDEKLNHLNDAQIADNIIGVIFAAHDTTASILTWILKYLHDDIDLLDGVTREQEGIRREIIEGKRELTWEDTRKMPLTSRVIQETLRTASILSFLFREAVEDVELEGYIIPKGWKVLPLLRVIHHSPHFFPQPDKFDPSRFEVPPRPNTYMPFGNGVHSCPGNEMAKLEILILLHHLTTTYRWKVVGNSEGIQYSPFPVPNKGLQIRVTARSNKNKL, encoded by the exons ATGGGTTGGCCTTACCTCGGAGAAACTCTCAAGCTCTACACTCAGAGCCCCAACACCTTCTTCTCCACCAGGCATAAGcg GTATGGGAATATATTTAAGACCCATATACTGGGATGTCCTAGTGTGATGATTTCCAGACCCGAAGCTGTAAAGAATGTGCTTGTGAGTCAAGCCCATTTGTTCAAACCCACTTACCCACCAAGTAAAGAGAAGCTGATTGGACCCGAAGCCATTTTCTTCCACCAGGGGGACTACCATTCCATGCTAAAGAAGTTGGTTCAATCCAACTTCCTTCCTAATGCAATCAGAGGATTTGTCTCTGAAATCGAGCAAATTGTACTCAACTTCCTTCCTACATGGGATAACTCCACCATTAATACACTCCAACAGATGAAGAAG TTCGTTTTCGAGGTGGCAATGCTCACTGTGTTTGGCGGTGGTTCGGACATAGACAAGGAGAGGATCAATCATTTGTACCACTCCTTGGAGAAAGGCTACAATTCCATGCCTTTCAACCTCCCTGGGACTCTCTTCCGCAAATCAATTAAg GCAAGAAAGCTACTCAATGAGACCTTGAGAAAggtaatggagaagagaagggaaagcaATGATGAGAACTTAGGCGGGGGCTTGTTGGGAGTGTTATTGAGGTTTAAAGATGAGAAACTTAATCATCTCAATGATGCTCAAATTGCTGATAATATCATTGGAGTTATATTTGCTGCTCACGATACGACTGCGAGTATTCTCACTTGGATACTCAAATATTTGCATGATGATATTGATCTTCTAGACGGTGTTACT AGGGAACAGGAGGGAATTCGAAGAGAAATAATTGAAGGAAAACGTGAGCTTACGTGGGAAGATACGAGGAAGATGCCATTGACCAGCAGG GTGATACAAGAAACCCTAAGAACAGCAAGCATTCTGTCCTTCTTATTCAGAGAAGCAGTTGAAGACGTAGAGCTTGAAGGCTACATAATCCCCAAAGGATGGAAGGTTCTTCCCCTCCTCCGAGTCATTCATCACTCTCCTCATTTCTTCCCTCAACCTGACAAATTCGACCCTTCAAGATTCGAG gtaCCACCGAGACCCAACACCTATATGCCGTTTGGTAACGGAGTCCACTCGTGTCCAGGCAATGAGATGGCCAAGCTTGAGATACTCATCCTCCTCCACCATCTTACCACCACTTacag GTGGAAGGTTGTCGGGAACAGTGAAGGAATTCAATATAGCCCCTTCCCCGTACCAAATAAAGGTTTACAAATAAGGGTAACTGCGAGGAGCAACAAGAATAAATTATAA
- the LOC122641610 gene encoding uncharacterized mitochondrial protein AtMg00810-like, with translation MDNPTLYRSVVGGLQYATLTRPDISFFFNKVCQFMHRPRIEHWTAVKRILRYLKSTIDHGFYLQRQPTLQLSAYSNADWAGCPDDRKSTGGFATYHGTNLISWSSRKQATVTRSSIESEYRAIANAAAELT, from the coding sequence TCGCAGTGTGGTTGGAGGTCTTCAATATGCAACCCTGACAAGGCCTGATATATCATTTTTCTTCAACAAAGTGTGTCAGTTCATGCACCGCCCTCGTATTGAACATTGGACAGCAGTGAAGCgaattttgagatacttgaaatccACCATTGATCATGGATTCTACCTTCAACGCCAACCCACTTTACAACTATCTGCTTACTCCAATGCCGACTGGGCTGGTTGCCCTGATGACAGGAAATCCACAGGTGGTTTTGCTACCTATCACGGCACCAATCTCATCTCTTGGAGTTCTCGCAAACAAGCAACTGTGACCCGATCAAGCATAGAATCAGAATATCGGGCCATCGCTAATGCAGCAGCCGAACTCACCTAG